A region from the Brevibacterium paucivorans genome encodes:
- a CDS encoding DNA gyrase/topoisomerase IV subunit A encodes MESSFLEYAYSVIYSRALPDARDGLKPVQRRIIYQMGDMGLRPDRPHVKSSRIVGDVMGKLHPHSDVAIYDALVRLSQDFVMRVPLVDGHGNFGTLDDGPAAPRYTEARLDDAALTMIAGLDEDVVDFVPNYDNSLTQPEVLPSAFPNLLVNGASGIAVGMATNMAPHNPGEVIAAARHLIENPQATVSELMRYVPGPDLPTGGRIIGLDSIREAYETGRGTFRTRATVKFENISARRKGIVVTELPYLVGPEKVIEKVKDQVQAKRLTGIASIDDYSDRKHGLRLVIGIKNGFNPEAVLEELYRLTPMEDSFGINNVCLVEGQPRTLGLKPLLEVFVDHRLSVTRRRTAFQLGKAKDRLHLVEGLLIAILDIDEVVQLIRSSDDATQARTRLMDVFDLSEIQATYILDLQLRRLTKFSRIELEAERDELKSRIEYLQDILDHDDKLRALVSDELQETSDRIDSPRRTILVEGNLKELRAAKKGTKLTVADEPCWVLFSTSQRLARTTGQDPLSAQGRRASHDALVSQIATTSRSTIAAVTNTGRVVGVDVVSLPQLPPQAARPTVAGGVRVSEYFTLEKGEKIMGLIDPERECVVGTKQGVIKRVNGNDQFKDGATLINLKPKDEIVGLAQPADLDTHSAVFITSNAQLLTFDLAGVRAQGYAASGVAGIRVASDAHVIGFYAVDSHQPNQVVTIATGVNFDGKPTQSIKVSDFNEFPHKGRGTGGVRAHRFLKDETELVLGFAGPSPQASAATGGARQLPAELSKRDASGQPLDSKIDAVGTVPVATSSQETTEPPDRSQEAAATSATNTGMATGGPNLGDDPTAHIGREREDDDGSLF; translated from the coding sequence TCATCCCGCATCGTGGGTGACGTGATGGGTAAGCTCCACCCCCACTCCGATGTGGCCATTTACGATGCGCTGGTTCGACTGAGTCAAGACTTCGTGATGCGCGTCCCGCTCGTTGACGGGCACGGTAACTTTGGAACCTTGGACGACGGGCCGGCAGCCCCCAGGTACACGGAAGCGCGCCTCGACGACGCAGCGCTCACCATGATCGCCGGACTGGATGAAGACGTCGTCGACTTTGTCCCCAACTACGACAACTCGCTGACGCAACCGGAAGTTCTTCCCAGTGCTTTCCCTAACCTTTTGGTCAACGGGGCCAGCGGAATCGCGGTGGGAATGGCCACGAACATGGCCCCGCACAATCCGGGCGAAGTCATTGCGGCTGCCCGCCACCTCATCGAGAACCCGCAGGCCACGGTGAGTGAACTCATGCGGTACGTGCCGGGCCCCGACCTGCCCACAGGTGGTCGCATTATTGGTCTCGATTCGATCCGTGAAGCATATGAAACCGGGCGTGGGACCTTCCGGACCCGCGCCACGGTGAAGTTCGAAAACATTTCAGCCAGACGCAAAGGCATCGTGGTCACGGAGCTTCCGTACCTGGTGGGCCCGGAAAAGGTCATTGAGAAGGTCAAGGACCAAGTTCAGGCCAAACGTCTGACCGGAATCGCGTCGATCGATGACTACTCCGATCGCAAGCACGGTCTGCGACTAGTTATTGGGATTAAGAATGGGTTCAATCCTGAAGCCGTTCTGGAAGAACTGTACCGGCTCACACCTATGGAAGATTCCTTTGGAATCAACAACGTGTGTCTGGTAGAAGGACAACCGCGCACGCTGGGTCTCAAGCCTCTTCTCGAGGTGTTTGTGGACCACCGCCTGTCTGTCACCCGGCGACGCACTGCCTTCCAACTGGGGAAGGCGAAAGACCGCTTGCACTTGGTCGAAGGTCTTCTGATTGCAATCCTCGATATTGACGAGGTTGTTCAACTCATTCGTTCCTCAGATGACGCTACTCAAGCACGTACGCGCTTGATGGACGTTTTCGACTTAAGTGAAATCCAGGCCACGTACATTCTGGACCTCCAGTTGCGTCGACTCACCAAGTTCTCGCGCATCGAACTCGAGGCTGAACGCGATGAGCTCAAGTCCCGCATCGAATACCTGCAGGACATCCTCGACCACGACGACAAGCTCCGCGCCCTGGTATCTGACGAACTCCAAGAGACCAGCGACCGGATTGACTCTCCGCGTCGCACAATCTTGGTCGAAGGAAATCTCAAGGAGCTTCGTGCAGCCAAGAAGGGTACCAAGCTCACTGTTGCCGACGAACCGTGCTGGGTTTTGTTCTCGACCTCGCAGCGGTTAGCTCGCACCACTGGTCAGGATCCCTTGTCTGCTCAGGGTCGGCGCGCATCGCACGATGCTCTGGTGAGCCAAATAGCCACCACCTCGCGGTCGACGATCGCTGCCGTGACCAACACGGGGCGCGTGGTGGGTGTCGACGTTGTTTCACTCCCCCAGCTTCCCCCGCAAGCTGCCCGTCCCACCGTTGCCGGTGGTGTTCGGGTGAGCGAGTATTTCACTCTTGAAAAGGGTGAAAAGATTATGGGGCTCATTGACCCTGAACGGGAATGCGTTGTGGGAACCAAACAGGGTGTCATCAAACGCGTCAATGGCAACGATCAGTTCAAGGACGGGGCCACTCTCATCAATCTCAAGCCCAAAGATGAAATCGTGGGACTTGCCCAACCTGCAGATCTCGACACGCACTCCGCAGTGTTCATCACGTCGAACGCACAGCTCCTCACGTTCGATCTCGCAGGCGTACGCGCTCAAGGCTACGCCGCGTCCGGGGTTGCTGGTATCAGGGTTGCGAGTGACGCACACGTGATCGGGTTCTACGCAGTCGACTCACACCAGCCCAACCAGGTCGTCACTATTGCTACAGGCGTGAACTTCGACGGCAAACCCACACAGTCCATCAAAGTTTCTGACTTCAACGAATTCCCCCACAAGGGCCGTGGAACCGGCGGTGTGCGCGCACACCGGTTCCTCAAAGACGAAACAGAATTGGTTCTGGGGTTCGCTGGCCCGTCGCCACAGGCTTCCGCCGCAACGGGTGGAGCGCGACAGTTGCCAGCTGAACTGTCCAAGCGCGACGCATCGGGACAGCCACTTGACTCCAAGATCGACGCTGTTGGAACCGTTCCCGTGGCCACCTCATCGCAGGAAACCACAGAGCCACCAGACCGCAGTCAGGAGGCTGCTGCGACCTCGGCGACCAACACCGGCATGGCAACCGGCGGACCAAACTTAGGGGATGACCCCACTGCCCACATTGGGCGCGAACGCGAAGACGACGACGGGTCGCTGTTCTAA
- a CDS encoding adenylate/guanylate cyclase domain-containing protein, which produces MTDFSGRLAKPDLGTEEPRHEDLEPEAQLRANALNLEEALIGGKRVLTRKEVAQLAGVSTFSARKFWRALGLPQIPAGKVAYTMHDVGAISAVASLVDEEILDEDTAMALVRAVGHTTDRLVVWQMESLVEFLTDTRGYSDLEARSVVMPLLEKLLEPLENLLVYSWKHNMSNVLSRLNVNVGNGLAMENREGWFDSSMPLARAVGFVDLVSYTRLSQQMEPKQLAKLVKKFQDLAYAIVATGGGRIIKTVGDEVYYAAETPHAGAEISMSLQEQISADPELPDARVGFSWGKVLSRMGDIFGSTVNLASRLTAMTEPGTVMTDLDTASIIQRSDDYLFANRRNVTLQGLGTVAVAEMTRGTARALDLDLTQ; this is translated from the coding sequence ATGACTGACTTTTCGGGCCGTTTGGCAAAACCGGATCTGGGAACAGAAGAACCACGTCACGAAGACCTTGAGCCCGAAGCTCAGTTGCGCGCCAACGCTCTGAACCTCGAAGAAGCGCTGATTGGTGGTAAGCGCGTTCTCACTCGCAAGGAAGTCGCTCAGCTGGCAGGTGTATCCACGTTTTCTGCGCGCAAGTTTTGGCGCGCGCTCGGTCTGCCACAAATTCCTGCTGGGAAAGTTGCCTACACAATGCACGACGTGGGCGCGATCTCTGCTGTCGCCAGCTTGGTTGACGAGGAAATTCTCGACGAAGACACCGCAATGGCCCTCGTCCGTGCCGTGGGGCACACTACCGACCGCTTAGTGGTGTGGCAGATGGAATCCTTGGTGGAGTTTCTCACCGACACCAGGGGCTACTCTGACCTAGAAGCCCGTTCGGTGGTCATGCCGCTTCTTGAAAAACTGCTCGAGCCGCTGGAAAACCTGTTGGTGTATTCGTGGAAACACAACATGTCCAACGTGCTTAGCCGGCTGAATGTCAATGTGGGCAACGGCTTGGCCATGGAAAATCGTGAAGGCTGGTTCGACTCCTCTATGCCACTGGCTCGCGCGGTGGGATTTGTCGACTTAGTGTCCTACACCCGTTTGTCACAACAGATGGAGCCCAAACAGCTCGCCAAACTGGTGAAGAAGTTCCAGGACTTGGCCTACGCAATCGTGGCAACGGGTGGTGGCCGCATCATTAAGACCGTGGGTGATGAGGTCTACTACGCGGCCGAAACTCCTCACGCAGGTGCCGAAATCTCGATGTCCCTGCAAGAACAGATCAGCGCAGACCCCGAACTTCCCGATGCCCGCGTGGGCTTTTCGTGGGGCAAAGTGTTGTCGCGCATGGGCGACATCTTTGGCTCCACCGTCAATCTGGCATCACGGTTGACCGCGATGACAGAACCGGGAACGGTCATGACCGACTTGGATACCGCCTCGATCATTCAGCGCAGCGACGACTACCTTTTTGCGAACCGTCGCAACGTCACCCTGCAGGGTCTGGGCACGGTCGCAGTTGCCGAAATGACCCGCGGAACAGCGCGTGCGCTCGATCTGGACTTGACTCAGTAA
- a CDS encoding biotin--[acetyl-CoA-carboxylase] ligase, translating to MSSHHFSLAFERAAHASGFEPAHVVWPESVGSTNDELVSELMRDPHAWPDFSIYGTEFQSAGKGRMDRQWTVQPGEALTFSTVYRVEPSDNLGWVPLLTGWSVAQAIRDLGVNATVKWPNDVLIEGKKVCGVLCRYVGEVGAVVIGTGINVHMSDVPVDTATSIHHYNDVDRAELLARIMVHLQGALTQAFAGDQPAHTQAVAQACSLISTVGQHVRVTLPGDTTLEGHAVGISPSADLRVRTDTGAVDVSAGDVIHVRPA from the coding sequence GTGTCTTCGCATCATTTTTCTCTTGCATTCGAGCGTGCAGCGCACGCGTCTGGCTTCGAGCCTGCGCACGTGGTGTGGCCCGAATCCGTAGGTTCGACGAATGATGAGCTCGTGTCCGAACTCATGCGCGACCCCCACGCATGGCCAGATTTCTCCATCTACGGCACCGAATTCCAGAGTGCGGGTAAAGGACGCATGGATCGCCAGTGGACCGTGCAACCAGGCGAGGCACTCACTTTTTCGACGGTGTATAGAGTCGAACCGTCCGACAATTTGGGGTGGGTTCCGCTTCTCACCGGATGGTCTGTAGCACAAGCCATTCGCGATTTGGGCGTGAACGCTACCGTCAAGTGGCCCAATGACGTTTTGATCGAGGGCAAGAAAGTGTGTGGCGTCTTGTGCCGGTACGTGGGCGAAGTCGGTGCAGTGGTGATTGGAACCGGGATCAATGTTCACATGAGTGACGTGCCCGTAGACACCGCGACCTCGATTCATCATTACAACGACGTTGATCGTGCTGAACTCTTGGCCCGGATCATGGTGCATCTGCAGGGCGCCCTGACGCAGGCGTTCGCAGGTGACCAGCCGGCACATACGCAAGCGGTGGCCCAAGCCTGTTCGCTGATTTCGACCGTCGGGCAGCACGTGCGCGTGACTTTGCCAGGTGACACAACCTTAGAAGGCCACGCAGTTGGGATTTCCCCGTCGGCTGACTTACGTGTTCGCACCGACACCGGTGCGGTAGACGTCAGTGCTGGGGACGTGATCCATGTGAGGCCTGCATGA
- a CDS encoding acyl-CoA carboxylase subunit beta has product MSSAKTTAAKLAEFIERRRVAHAGNERSVANQHKRGKQTARERIDALLDEGTFQEIDEFVRHDSTAFGMEKNRPDGDGVVCGLGTIAGRTVAVFAHDFTVLGGSLAEANGKKIVKTQKLALKLGCPIIGINDSGGARIQEGVASIALFAEIFHWNVQSSGVIPQISLIMGPSAGGAVYSPALTDFTIMVDGTSHMYITGPDVIKTVTGEEVGHEELGGGRTHNTTSGNAHYLAQDEADALDYVRDLLSFLPQNNMDPAPHYPQPAHLELTEDDYALDSIMPDSPSTPYDILDVVRAVVDDEDVLEVSELFAPNVVTAFARVEGHSVGIIANQPMQLAGTLDIDASEKAARFVRLCDAFNLPILTFVDVPGFLPGTDQELGGIIRRGAKLIYAYGEATVPLITLITRKAYGGAYCVMGSKQLGADINLAWPSGQIAVMGAQGAANIVYRRKLKAAGEEGQDVEALRAELIEDYENELLNPYKAAEAGFIDAVIAPRETRERIVRSLRALRNKHVRGPERKHGNIPL; this is encoded by the coding sequence ATGAGTTCAGCAAAAACCACTGCGGCGAAATTGGCCGAATTTATCGAACGGCGGCGTGTAGCTCACGCCGGTAACGAACGGTCGGTCGCCAACCAACACAAGCGAGGGAAGCAAACCGCCCGCGAACGTATCGACGCTCTTCTTGACGAAGGCACGTTCCAAGAAATCGACGAATTCGTCAGGCACGACTCCACCGCGTTTGGAATGGAAAAGAACCGTCCCGACGGCGACGGAGTGGTATGTGGTTTAGGAACAATCGCTGGTCGCACAGTTGCGGTCTTCGCCCACGACTTCACTGTTCTGGGTGGGTCTCTAGCTGAAGCCAACGGTAAAAAGATCGTTAAAACACAGAAACTCGCACTCAAACTCGGGTGCCCCATCATTGGCATTAACGACTCAGGTGGAGCTCGCATTCAAGAAGGCGTGGCCTCGATTGCGCTGTTCGCCGAAATCTTCCACTGGAACGTGCAGTCCTCCGGTGTCATCCCTCAGATCAGCCTGATCATGGGGCCCTCGGCGGGAGGTGCCGTGTACTCACCGGCCCTCACCGACTTCACGATCATGGTCGACGGCACCAGCCACATGTACATCACCGGCCCGGACGTCATTAAGACAGTCACAGGTGAAGAAGTCGGGCACGAAGAACTGGGCGGTGGACGCACACACAACACCACCTCGGGCAATGCCCACTACTTGGCACAGGACGAAGCCGACGCGTTGGACTACGTGCGCGACCTCCTGTCGTTCCTCCCACAGAACAACATGGACCCGGCCCCGCACTACCCGCAACCAGCCCATCTGGAGCTCACAGAAGACGACTACGCGCTCGACTCGATCATGCCGGACTCGCCGTCGACCCCGTATGACATCCTCGACGTGGTGCGCGCCGTGGTCGACGATGAAGACGTTCTCGAAGTTTCAGAACTCTTCGCACCCAACGTGGTGACGGCTTTTGCCCGCGTCGAAGGGCACTCGGTGGGCATCATTGCCAACCAGCCCATGCAGTTAGCGGGAACCCTCGACATCGATGCATCTGAAAAAGCCGCACGGTTCGTCCGCTTGTGCGATGCGTTCAACCTGCCGATCCTCACGTTCGTCGACGTCCCCGGTTTCCTCCCGGGAACCGACCAAGAACTGGGCGGCATTATTCGACGTGGTGCCAAGCTCATCTACGCCTACGGCGAAGCAACCGTTCCGCTCATCACGCTCATCACCCGCAAGGCGTACGGAGGTGCGTATTGCGTGATGGGCTCCAAGCAGTTGGGCGCTGACATCAACCTTGCGTGGCCATCAGGTCAGATCGCGGTCATGGGAGCCCAGGGTGCCGCCAACATTGTGTACCGTCGCAAGCTCAAAGCAGCGGGCGAAGAAGGTCAAGACGTCGAAGCCCTGCGCGCTGAGCTCATCGAGGACTATGAGAATGAGCTTCTCAACCCTTACAAGGCCGCCGAGGCGGGGTTCATTGACGCTGTCATCGCACCTCGGGAGACCCGCGAGCGGATCGTCAGGAGTCTGCGAGCCCTGCGAAACAAGCACGTCCGTGGCCCCGAACGCAAACACGGAAACATTCCGCTATGA
- a CDS encoding MFS transporter, with product MNRLWTGNFILASCVNFIAAMMFYLLMTSMASYAIREFGAGQAVAGFASSSFILGAVFARMLAGKYMDFVGRKRLALASMIAFVALGAAYIPVDNIVVLIVIRLLHGATFGLNNTVVSAAVQTMIPAERRAEGTGYFGMTVSLAMALGPFVSVLMSQKYGMFWVFVVCVVLSSLGTILTLFVQMDERIPTPEEQRLKWDFHVTSFIDQRSIPIASMMALCGVAISLVLSFLESYSHTIGASAGASWFFVVMAACTFTSRMFVGRIQDRFGDDVVIYPIFVCMAIAYILLATAQGSGMVIAAAVPLGFGFGSLMPCAQAIVVNQSPAARYGIAVATFFIFLDTGTGLGPVLIGGLANMWGPRSMYWAAVVLVACAAVVYVMTTRRRTQR from the coding sequence ATGAACCGTTTGTGGACGGGTAACTTCATTCTTGCGAGCTGCGTGAACTTCATCGCGGCCATGATGTTCTACCTGCTCATGACGTCGATGGCTTCATACGCAATCCGTGAGTTTGGGGCAGGTCAAGCGGTTGCCGGTTTTGCGAGTAGCTCTTTCATCCTGGGTGCGGTTTTTGCACGTATGCTCGCCGGAAAGTACATGGATTTTGTGGGACGAAAACGTCTTGCGCTAGCGTCCATGATCGCATTCGTGGCGCTGGGTGCAGCGTACATTCCCGTCGACAACATCGTGGTGCTCATCGTCATTCGTCTGCTCCATGGAGCCACGTTTGGGCTCAACAACACAGTCGTGTCGGCCGCGGTACAGACCATGATTCCAGCAGAACGCAGGGCCGAAGGCACCGGGTACTTTGGTATGACTGTGTCCCTGGCGATGGCGCTGGGGCCTTTTGTTTCTGTTCTCATGTCCCAGAAATACGGGATGTTCTGGGTTTTCGTTGTCTGTGTTGTTCTGTCGAGCTTGGGTACGATACTTACTTTGTTCGTACAAATGGACGAGCGCATTCCCACACCAGAAGAACAACGACTCAAATGGGATTTCCACGTCACGTCATTCATCGATCAGCGCTCAATTCCGATTGCCAGCATGATGGCACTGTGCGGGGTCGCAATATCGCTGGTGCTGTCGTTTCTAGAAAGCTATTCCCACACGATCGGTGCGTCGGCTGGAGCTAGCTGGTTCTTCGTCGTGATGGCGGCGTGTACGTTCACTTCACGCATGTTTGTAGGGAGGATCCAAGACCGCTTTGGCGACGACGTGGTGATCTACCCGATCTTCGTGTGCATGGCGATCGCGTACATTCTCCTGGCGACCGCCCAAGGCTCGGGAATGGTCATCGCAGCGGCGGTGCCTCTGGGCTTTGGCTTTGGTTCCCTCATGCCGTGCGCACAAGCGATCGTGGTGAACCAGTCGCCGGCGGCACGTTACGGGATCGCGGTAGCGACGTTCTTTATCTTCCTTGACACCGGAACAGGACTGGGACCAGTTCTCATCGGCGGTCTGGCGAACATGTGGGGTCCCCGTTCAATGTACTGGGCCGCTGTCGTACTGGTGGCGTGCGCCGCCGTTGTCTATGTCATGACCACGCGGCGACGCACACAACGATAG
- a CDS encoding DUF885 domain-containing protein, with product MTIHTPRTPSAVDNVAEEYARQVYKNSPSMRIMSGVDGDPYELDDYSPAAAARHDELNARTLAELDKAEATSANLDSVDAVTLDAMRERLGLERELHERGLDSGDLNVIASPIQDLRDLFDLVPTQTAEDWDHNAGKLANVPTALAGYRDALQARVASGKAPAIRQVKRVIEQAQELAQSDGHYSKFIDKARGTVDDALHTRLTEAAAAAQDAMSQIAQFLKLEIAPLAVQNDACGREDYELFSRQFLGAQVDLDETYEWGLDQLAHIDAEQKKVIEKLYPGATLAQAFEALNNDPKYTIHGLDALKAWMQEKADNAITMLAGTHFDIAEPLKTIECMVLEDGTGGIYYTGPTDDFSRPGRMWWSVPRGVETFAAWQELTTVYHEGVPGHHLQVAQATYLRDTLNTWRRNLCWVSGHGEGWALYAERFMYEQGFLEEPAYYFGMLDSQRLRAARVCLDIGVHLGKEAPESIGGGTWDAEKAWTFLTDNAAMDRNFLAFELDRYLGWPGQAPSYKVGQRLWEQARDAAGGSLKDFHTRALNLGSVGLDTLMRAL from the coding sequence ATGACAATACACACACCTCGCACCCCGTCTGCAGTCGACAACGTTGCCGAAGAATACGCACGACAGGTGTACAAGAACTCCCCGTCCATGCGGATCATGTCTGGCGTCGACGGAGACCCATACGAACTAGACGACTACTCCCCCGCAGCAGCTGCGCGCCACGACGAGCTCAACGCCCGCACACTGGCCGAACTCGACAAAGCTGAAGCCACCTCGGCCAACCTTGACAGCGTTGACGCGGTCACACTTGATGCCATGCGTGAACGATTGGGGCTCGAACGCGAGCTTCACGAACGCGGACTTGACTCCGGAGACCTCAACGTCATCGCCTCCCCCATTCAAGACCTCCGCGACCTCTTCGACCTGGTGCCCACTCAGACGGCAGAAGACTGGGACCACAACGCTGGCAAACTCGCCAACGTCCCAACCGCACTGGCCGGATACCGCGACGCCCTACAGGCTCGGGTCGCTTCCGGGAAGGCGCCTGCGATCCGCCAGGTTAAACGCGTGATCGAACAGGCCCAGGAGCTCGCTCAGAGCGATGGACACTACAGCAAGTTCATCGACAAGGCACGCGGAACCGTCGACGACGCTCTACACACGCGACTCACGGAGGCTGCAGCGGCCGCGCAGGACGCGATGTCACAGATCGCGCAGTTCCTCAAGCTCGAAATCGCGCCACTTGCGGTTCAGAACGACGCGTGCGGACGCGAGGACTATGAACTGTTCTCCCGTCAGTTTTTGGGCGCCCAGGTGGACCTCGACGAAACCTACGAGTGGGGCTTGGACCAGTTGGCGCACATAGACGCTGAGCAGAAGAAGGTCATCGAGAAACTGTACCCAGGGGCCACGCTTGCCCAAGCGTTCGAAGCGCTGAACAACGACCCCAAGTACACCATCCATGGACTCGACGCACTCAAAGCCTGGATGCAAGAAAAAGCCGATAACGCCATCACCATGCTGGCGGGTACGCACTTTGATATTGCAGAGCCACTCAAGACCATCGAGTGCATGGTGCTCGAAGACGGAACCGGTGGCATCTACTACACGGGACCAACCGATGACTTCTCCCGCCCCGGCCGTATGTGGTGGTCCGTCCCCCGAGGTGTCGAAACGTTCGCGGCGTGGCAAGAGCTGACAACGGTCTACCACGAAGGTGTCCCCGGCCACCACTTGCAGGTAGCCCAGGCAACCTACTTGCGAGACACACTCAACACGTGGCGCCGCAACCTCTGTTGGGTTTCCGGTCACGGAGAAGGTTGGGCGCTCTACGCCGAACGGTTCATGTACGAACAGGGCTTCTTGGAAGAACCTGCGTACTACTTTGGGATGTTGGACTCGCAGCGTTTGCGAGCAGCGCGCGTGTGCTTGGACATCGGTGTGCACCTGGGCAAGGAAGCGCCTGAGTCGATTGGCGGTGGCACGTGGGACGCTGAAAAGGCGTGGACGTTCCTCACCGACAACGCCGCCATGGATCGTAACTTCTTAGCGTTTGAGTTGGACCGTTATCTGGGCTGGCCGGGACAGGCACCGTCGTACAAGGTGGGTCAGCGACTGTGGGAGCAGGCGCGTGATGCGGCAGGTGGTTCACTCAAGGACTTCCACACGCGTGCTCTCAACCTTGGATCGGTTGGTCTAGACACCCTGATGCGCGCCCTGTGA
- a CDS encoding Bax inhibitor-1/YccA family membrane protein has product MSNPLMGRSVRQGMNSVQTPSADELNSMYMAPSATTEHRVQQDRMMTYDDVYMKSLLSFGVLLAGAAVGWFVPMLALPASLIALVLGLVNGFKREPSPVLILTFAVFEGVFVGGISQIFNSQYAGIVMQAVLGTLAVFGLMFVLFKFRVIRMSPKFTKFLMLAVGGYAIFALINFAFAMFSGGSMNARAIEINIAGINMPLGVLISGVAIILAALTLVSDFDMIEKSVGRIPEKYSWMCAFSLMTSLVWLYIEILRILSYFRD; this is encoded by the coding sequence ATGAGTAACCCTCTCATGGGCCGCTCAGTTCGCCAGGGGATGAACTCCGTTCAGACTCCTTCGGCAGATGAACTGAACTCGATGTACATGGCACCTTCGGCGACCACGGAACACCGTGTTCAGCAAGACCGCATGATGACGTACGACGACGTGTACATGAAGTCGCTACTGTCATTCGGAGTTCTGCTTGCAGGTGCAGCCGTTGGCTGGTTCGTCCCAATGCTCGCGCTTCCCGCTTCCCTCATTGCGCTTGTCTTAGGTCTGGTAAACGGATTTAAGCGCGAACCTTCACCCGTCCTGATCCTCACCTTCGCCGTGTTCGAAGGTGTGTTCGTGGGCGGGATCTCCCAGATTTTCAACTCGCAGTATGCAGGCATCGTCATGCAGGCCGTTCTGGGTACACTGGCCGTGTTCGGACTGATGTTCGTGCTGTTTAAGTTCCGCGTCATTCGCATGTCACCCAAGTTCACCAAGTTCCTCATGCTGGCCGTGGGTGGCTACGCGATCTTCGCACTCATTAACTTTGCCTTCGCAATGTTCTCCGGTGGGAGCATGAACGCTCGCGCAATCGAGATCAACATCGCGGGTATCAACATGCCGCTGGGTGTTCTGATCTCCGGAGTTGCGATCATTCTTGCGGCGCTCACCTTGGTGAGCGACTTCGACATGATCGAAAAGAGCGTTGGCCGTATCCCCGAGAAGTACTCGTGGATGTGCGCGTTCAGCCTCATGACCTCGCTCGTGTGGCTGTACATCGAAATTTTGCGTATTCTTTCGTACTTCCGAGACTGA